A region from the Arthrobacter gengyunqii genome encodes:
- a CDS encoding AAA family ATPase encodes MDEKLGEFLRNFNRAIDLAQAHRDETPGRVRLLDVLTAHLGMSASDLPILAQDFPVHRFADLDIAVEKISGQDPQARLIGVGGGQQRHHLSLSDLVQQEYGPVSVGQPDFVNLAVGPDSTREVVALGLRLFVYEGSPLAVLQRAANPQYGRNGTDIAVLAPEREAAARFLAAIQEDLRTNSILRGQVVSFAFDPYGQQGAGVTFLHRPSLPADEVILPDGVLDRVGRHVLGIAANRETLRKHGQHLKRGVLLYGPPGTGKTHAVRHLLSASAGTTAVLLAGSSLHAVGEAARLARAMAPSMVILEDIDLVAEDRNMGHGPQPLLFEVLDALDGLDADADVVFLMTTNRAEALERALVQRPGRVDLAVEIPLPDVGNRVRLLELYAPAGVFSEDALRAAAEQSEGATASFARELVRRAVLAAVDAGEEPGDQHLAAAVQELMGQGEALTRSLLGAGGEDPAGSVSDGSGLLPDGQEPAPEVSVGYSFGWVGQGGARYVPLPRTT; translated from the coding sequence ATGGATGAAAAACTGGGGGAATTCCTCCGCAACTTCAACCGTGCCATCGATCTGGCACAGGCGCACCGGGACGAAACTCCGGGACGTGTCCGTCTCTTGGACGTACTGACCGCCCACCTCGGCATGTCCGCCTCTGACCTTCCCATCCTGGCCCAGGATTTTCCGGTCCATCGTTTCGCGGATCTGGACATCGCCGTCGAGAAGATCTCCGGGCAGGATCCGCAGGCACGGCTGATCGGTGTGGGCGGTGGGCAGCAGCGTCACCACCTATCCCTGTCGGACCTCGTGCAGCAGGAGTACGGTCCGGTAAGCGTGGGCCAACCGGATTTCGTGAATCTCGCCGTCGGACCGGACAGTACCCGTGAAGTGGTGGCGCTGGGGCTGCGGCTCTTTGTCTACGAGGGGTCCCCGCTGGCGGTGCTGCAGCGCGCAGCCAACCCGCAGTATGGACGCAACGGAACGGACATTGCCGTGCTGGCCCCGGAGCGGGAAGCGGCTGCCCGGTTCCTGGCGGCGATCCAGGAGGATCTGCGGACCAACAGTATTCTGCGCGGACAGGTGGTGTCCTTCGCCTTTGACCCTTACGGCCAGCAGGGTGCCGGTGTCACGTTCCTGCACCGCCCCTCATTGCCCGCAGATGAAGTGATTCTGCCCGACGGCGTTCTGGACCGGGTGGGCCGGCATGTCCTGGGCATCGCAGCAAACCGCGAGACACTGCGGAAGCACGGACAGCATTTGAAGCGCGGTGTCCTGCTCTACGGTCCGCCCGGCACCGGCAAAACCCACGCCGTCCGCCACCTGCTCAGCGCCAGTGCCGGAACGACGGCGGTGCTTCTGGCCGGTAGCTCGCTGCACGCGGTGGGAGAAGCGGCACGCCTGGCGCGTGCCATGGCGCCGTCCATGGTGATTCTCGAGGATATTGACCTGGTGGCCGAGGACCGGAACATGGGCCACGGACCCCAGCCCCTGCTCTTTGAAGTCTTGGACGCCCTGGACGGGCTGGACGCCGACGCCGACGTCGTTTTCCTCATGACCACCAACCGGGCAGAGGCCCTGGAACGGGCACTCGTGCAGCGTCCCGGGCGGGTGGACCTCGCCGTCGAAATTCCGCTGCCCGACGTCGGGAACCGGGTGCGGCTGCTGGAGCTCTACGCGCCGGCCGGAGTGTTTTCCGAGGATGCCCTGCGGGCTGCTGCGGAGCAGTCCGAGGGTGCCACCGCGTCCTTCGCCCGGGAGCTCGTGCGCCGTGCAGTACTGGCCGCCGTGGACGCCGGCGAGGAGCCCGGGGACCAGCATTTGGCCGCAGCGGTCCAGGAACTCATGGGCCAGGGTGAGGCGTTGACGAGGAGCCTGCTGGGGGCCGGCGGCGAGGATCCTGCCGGCAGCGTTTCTGACGGTTCAGGGCTGCTGCCGGACGGGCAGGAACCCGCGCCGGAGGTCAGCGTGGGTTACAGCTTTGGCTGGGTCGGTCAGGGAGGGGCCAGATATGTCCCGCTGCCACGGACCACATGA
- a CDS encoding ribokinase, with protein MSAGKVVVVGSLNADLTVRTDRFPQPGETLNGSELVIVPGGKSANQAAAAAILGADVRLFGAVGADGHGDLLLKAAAAAGVDASRVLRRTDTATGTAMIVVDAAGENTIIVSPGANGTVTGAELPENLFDDAAVLTLSLEVPLDAVTAAARAGHDAGAQVLLNLSPYREVPAELLALTDVLLLNTHEAALVTGLADPASDWEAVIAVLGRLGVRRTIITLGGDGAVVLDGTAQGTDRVVSVAPTRVTAVDTTGCGDAFTAATAARLAAGDSLVQAATFAARAGALAATREGAQSSYSALAELVG; from the coding sequence ATGTCCGCCGGAAAAGTTGTAGTTGTAGGGTCGCTCAATGCTGACCTGACTGTCCGCACCGACCGTTTCCCGCAGCCCGGGGAAACCCTCAACGGCTCGGAACTGGTCATTGTCCCCGGCGGAAAGAGCGCCAACCAGGCTGCTGCGGCGGCCATCCTGGGTGCCGATGTTCGACTGTTCGGCGCCGTGGGAGCCGACGGACACGGGGATCTGCTGCTGAAGGCCGCGGCCGCTGCCGGCGTTGACGCCTCCCGCGTCCTGCGCCGCACGGACACGGCAACCGGCACGGCCATGATTGTGGTGGACGCCGCCGGGGAAAACACCATCATCGTTTCCCCGGGCGCCAACGGCACCGTCACCGGCGCTGAGCTGCCGGAGAACCTGTTCGACGACGCAGCCGTCCTTACGCTGAGCCTTGAGGTTCCGCTGGACGCGGTCACCGCTGCGGCGCGCGCAGGGCACGACGCCGGCGCGCAGGTCCTGCTGAACCTCTCCCCGTACCGGGAGGTTCCGGCCGAACTGCTCGCGCTTACCGACGTCCTGCTGCTCAACACCCACGAAGCGGCGCTGGTCACGGGTCTCGCGGATCCCGCCTCCGATTGGGAAGCGGTCATCGCTGTCCTGGGACGGCTCGGCGTGCGGCGCACCATCATCACGCTCGGCGGGGACGGTGCCGTCGTGCTGGACGGCACAGCCCAGGGAACGGATCGCGTGGTCTCCGTGGCACCCACCCGTGTCACCGCGGTGGACACCACCGGCTGCGGCGATGCGTTCACCGCAGCCACCGCTGCACGGCTTGCTGCCGGGGATTCGCTGGTGCAGGCGGCAACCTTCGCGGCCCGAGCCGGTGCACTGGCCGCCACCCGCGAAGGTGCGCAGTCCTCATACTCGGCACTGGCGGAGCTGGTGGGCTGA
- a CDS encoding MFS transporter — protein sequence MTATTQRRVNVAALMTALLAACVAFQLNASMLSPALVKIEEELNTTSAAVGLTQTAFFTAAALFSLFLPRLGDIIGRKKVLAGMLVVLTIGSVVAALAPTIEVLFIARLIQGVSGPVVPLTLIMLRVEIRDAKLYGTLMGVITAVNGGIAGVDAIAGGYLAENHGFASVFWAMAAVGAVATALLLFLAPESRAEKKEKMDWVGVVPLVISVGTLLTAFNEAGKLADANWPLVIGLIVISAIAFIVFWKVENRTAQPLVATHLLKQRSTWALLLTTLLTMTGVFAIMNGIIPALAQDGVVGFGLGAEESAWWTLTPYAIAGLVMGPIAGRLAATWGYGKMLRIGMIGSVMALALMLLVVGSDSKLGLLGVSVLIGITYAGIGNIMLNGLGIVLSPKENPGFLPGLNAGAFNLGAGLSFAVIYAVKTATTSADGSGTEGYYGGLIAGLIILVLALATSFLIPKPVDAEVGADTEPAAR from the coding sequence GTGACCGCAACAACCCAGCGCCGCGTCAATGTGGCCGCCCTGATGACGGCCCTGCTGGCTGCCTGCGTGGCCTTCCAGCTCAACGCCTCCATGCTCTCCCCCGCCCTGGTGAAGATCGAGGAGGAGCTGAACACCACCTCCGCAGCTGTGGGCCTGACCCAGACGGCGTTCTTTACCGCGGCAGCCCTGTTCTCCCTGTTCCTCCCCCGGCTCGGTGACATCATCGGCCGCAAGAAGGTCCTGGCCGGCATGCTGGTGGTCCTCACCATCGGCTCCGTGGTGGCTGCACTGGCCCCGACCATCGAGGTCCTGTTCATCGCCCGCCTGATCCAGGGTGTTTCCGGTCCCGTGGTGCCCCTGACCCTGATCATGCTGCGCGTGGAAATCCGCGACGCCAAGCTCTACGGCACCCTGATGGGTGTCATCACTGCCGTCAACGGCGGCATCGCCGGCGTTGACGCGATTGCCGGCGGCTACCTGGCCGAAAACCACGGCTTCGCGTCGGTGTTCTGGGCCATGGCCGCCGTGGGCGCCGTAGCCACCGCCCTCCTGCTGTTCCTGGCGCCGGAATCCCGGGCCGAGAAGAAGGAAAAGATGGACTGGGTGGGCGTTGTTCCCCTGGTGATCTCCGTGGGCACCCTGCTGACCGCCTTCAACGAGGCCGGTAAGCTGGCGGACGCCAACTGGCCGCTCGTGATTGGCCTGATAGTCATCTCCGCCATCGCGTTCATCGTTTTCTGGAAGGTTGAAAACCGGACGGCGCAGCCGCTGGTGGCCACCCACCTGCTCAAACAGCGTTCCACTTGGGCGCTGCTGCTGACCACGCTGCTGACCATGACCGGCGTCTTCGCCATCATGAACGGCATCATTCCCGCCCTGGCGCAGGACGGCGTCGTTGGCTTTGGCCTGGGCGCCGAGGAATCCGCTTGGTGGACCCTCACCCCGTACGCCATTGCCGGGCTGGTTATGGGCCCGATCGCCGGCCGCCTCGCGGCCACTTGGGGATACGGCAAGATGCTGCGGATCGGCATGATCGGCTCCGTGATGGCCCTGGCCCTGATGCTCCTGGTCGTCGGCAGCGATTCCAAACTGGGACTGCTGGGCGTTTCGGTGCTGATCGGCATCACCTACGCCGGCATCGGCAACATCATGCTCAACGGCTTGGGCATTGTGCTCTCCCCCAAGGAGAACCCCGGTTTCCTGCCGGGCTTGAACGCCGGTGCGTTCAACCTGGGCGCCGGGCTCAGCTTCGCCGTGATCTACGCTGTGAAGACCGCCACCACCTCGGCAGACGGATCGGGGACGGAGGGTTACTACGGCGGCCTGATTGCCGGTTTGATCATCCTGGTACTGGCTCTGGCCACGTCCTTCCTGATCCCCAAGCCCGTCGACGCTGAAGTGGGCGCGGACACCGAGCCTGCCGCCCGTTAG
- a CDS encoding nucleoside hydrolase — protein sequence MPHKIILDCDPGHDDAVALLLAHGSPEIELLAVTTVVGNQTLEKVTRNALAIARVANITGVPFAAGSPRPLVRTIETAPDIHGESGMDGPELPEPTIELDPRHAVDLIIDTVMSHEPGTVTLVPTGGLTNIALAVRKEPRLAERVKEVVLMGGGYHVGNWSAVAEFNIKIDPEAAHIVFNEKWPLTMVGLDLTHQALATDEVANRIAAVGTKPAKFVGELLEFFGQAYRDNQGFDFPPVHDPCAVAYVIDPSVMTTRRVPLDVELTGTLTLGMTVADFRAPAPDDCNTSVAVDLDHQKFWDLVVDALERIGEVDL from the coding sequence ATGCCCCACAAAATCATCCTGGACTGCGATCCTGGCCATGATGATGCGGTCGCCCTGCTGCTGGCACACGGCAGCCCGGAGATCGAGCTTCTGGCGGTGACCACCGTCGTCGGAAACCAGACCTTGGAGAAGGTGACCCGCAACGCGCTGGCAATTGCCCGTGTTGCAAATATCACAGGTGTTCCCTTCGCGGCAGGCAGTCCCCGGCCCCTGGTCCGCACCATCGAAACCGCTCCGGACATTCACGGGGAATCCGGCATGGACGGCCCCGAGCTGCCCGAGCCCACCATCGAGCTGGACCCGCGGCACGCCGTCGACCTGATCATCGACACTGTCATGTCCCATGAACCCGGCACCGTCACTCTGGTTCCCACCGGCGGGCTGACCAACATTGCGCTGGCCGTCCGCAAGGAACCGCGCCTTGCCGAGCGTGTGAAGGAAGTTGTCCTGATGGGCGGCGGCTATCACGTAGGCAACTGGTCTGCAGTGGCAGAGTTCAACATCAAGATTGATCCGGAAGCCGCACACATCGTCTTCAACGAAAAGTGGCCGCTGACCATGGTCGGACTGGACCTCACGCATCAGGCTCTGGCCACGGACGAGGTTGCCAACCGCATCGCCGCGGTGGGCACCAAGCCGGCCAAGTTTGTCGGGGAACTCCTCGAATTCTTCGGTCAGGCTTATAGGGACAATCAGGGTTTTGATTTCCCGCCCGTCCATGACCCCTGCGCCGTCGCCTACGTCATCGACCCCTCGGTCATGACCACTCGGCGTGTTCCGCTGGATGTCGAACTGACCGGCACCCTGACCCTGGGCATGACGGTGGCGGATTTCCGTGCACCGGCGCCCGATGACTGCAACACCTCCGTGGCTGTTGACCTGGATCACCAGAAGTTCTGGGACCTGGTTGTCGACGCTCTGGAGCGAATTGGTGAGGTAGACCTGTGA
- a CDS encoding MFS transporter — translation MSETTKRRVNVAALMTALLTACMAFQLNASMLSPALFTIEEELNTTSAAVALTQTAFFTAAALFSLFLPRLGDIIGRKKVLGGMLVVLTIGSVLAALAPSIEVLFLARLIQGVSGPTVALSMIMLRVEIREPKLYGTLMGVIAAVNGGIAGVDAIAGGYLAQNYGFASIFWTMAAVGVLAAVLVILVVPESSAPTKAKMDWAGVVPLVISVGTLLTAFNEAGKLGAANWPLVIGLIIVSGVAFTAFWKVENRTEQPLIATRLLKQRSTWALLLTTVLTMTGVFAVMNGIIPALAQDGVIGFGMGAEDSAWWTITPYALAGLVIGPFAGRLAGSWGYAKVLRIGTIGSVIALALMLPVVGSDSKLGLLGVSVLIGITYAGIGNVMLSGLGVMLSPKENPGFLPGLNAGAFNLGAGLSFAVIYAAKTATTAADGSGTEGYYGGIIAGLVILVLALASSFLIPKPGDAEGDAAPEEAAESERRTDAEPALR, via the coding sequence GTGAGTGAAACAACCAAACGCCGCGTCAACGTTGCAGCGCTGATGACGGCGCTGCTGACCGCCTGCATGGCGTTCCAACTGAACGCCTCCATGCTCTCCCCCGCACTGTTCACCATCGAAGAAGAACTGAACACCACCTCAGCGGCCGTAGCCCTGACCCAAACCGCGTTCTTCACCGCAGCAGCGCTCTTCTCACTTTTCCTTCCCCGCCTCGGTGACATCATCGGCCGCAAGAAGGTCCTGGGCGGCATGCTGGTGGTTCTTACCATCGGCTCCGTGCTTGCCGCGCTGGCCCCAAGCATCGAAGTGCTGTTCCTCGCACGGCTGATCCAGGGCGTCTCCGGACCCACGGTAGCGCTGTCCATGATCATGCTGCGGGTGGAAATCCGCGAACCAAAGCTCTATGGCACCTTGATGGGCGTCATCGCCGCGGTCAACGGGGGCATTGCCGGCGTTGACGCAATTGCCGGCGGTTACCTGGCGCAGAATTACGGCTTCGCCTCAATCTTCTGGACCATGGCCGCCGTTGGGGTCCTTGCCGCTGTCCTGGTCATCCTGGTCGTCCCGGAATCGTCAGCGCCGACAAAGGCAAAGATGGACTGGGCAGGTGTTGTTCCCCTGGTGATCTCGGTGGGCACCCTGCTCACCGCTTTCAACGAGGCCGGCAAGCTGGGAGCCGCCAACTGGCCCCTCGTGATCGGACTGATCATCGTTTCCGGAGTCGCCTTCACCGCGTTCTGGAAGGTTGAGAACCGCACCGAGCAGCCGCTGATAGCCACCCGTCTGCTGAAGCAGCGTTCCACCTGGGCGCTGCTGCTGACCACCGTGCTGACCATGACCGGCGTCTTTGCCGTCATGAACGGCATCATTCCCGCCCTGGCGCAGGACGGCGTCATTGGCTTCGGCATGGGCGCCGAGGACTCCGCCTGGTGGACCATTACTCCCTATGCCCTCGCCGGATTGGTTATCGGCCCCTTCGCCGGCCGCCTTGCGGGCAGCTGGGGCTATGCGAAGGTGCTGCGCATCGGCACAATCGGTTCTGTCATCGCGCTGGCCCTGATGCTTCCGGTTGTCGGCAGCGATTCCAAGCTGGGCCTGCTGGGCGTCTCGGTGCTGATCGGCATCACCTACGCGGGCATCGGCAACGTCATGCTCAGCGGTCTGGGCGTGATGCTGTCCCCCAAGGAGAACCCGGGCTTCCTGCCGGGACTGAACGCCGGTGCGTTCAACCTGGGCGCCGGCCTGAGCTTCGCCGTGATTTATGCGGCTAAAACCGCCACGACCGCGGCGGACGGATCGGGTACCGAGGGCTACTACGGCGGCATCATCGCCGGCCTGGTCATCCTGGTACTCGCTTTGGCCTCCTCCTTCCTGATCCCCAAACCGGGAGATGCTGAAGGAGACGCCGCCCCTGAAGAAGCCGCAGAATCAGAACGGCGCACCGACGCTGAACCTGCGCTCCGCTAA
- a CDS encoding CE1759 family FMN reductase, translating to MADRRIVVVTAGLGVPSSSRMLADQLGEAARRALETSGGSASVSTFELREFAVDIANNMVTGYAPPKLEALINEVVAADALVAVTPVFTASMSGLFKSFFDVIDNTALDGKPVILGATGGSSRHSLVLDFAMRPMFSYLRTKPTPTAVYAAPEDWGSAGDVAARPAGTAALDTRVRRAASELAALLGTPGTQGTQEAQRPAERPDPMASLPFEQLLAQTRRG from the coding sequence ATGGCGGATCGCAGAATCGTAGTCGTGACGGCGGGTTTGGGTGTTCCCTCGTCCAGCCGCATGCTTGCCGACCAGTTGGGGGAGGCTGCCCGCCGGGCGCTGGAAACTTCCGGTGGCTCCGCGTCGGTGAGCACCTTCGAACTGCGGGAATTCGCCGTGGATATCGCCAACAACATGGTGACCGGCTACGCGCCGCCGAAGTTGGAGGCGCTCATCAATGAAGTGGTGGCCGCAGATGCTCTGGTGGCGGTGACGCCAGTCTTCACTGCGTCCATGAGCGGGCTGTTCAAATCGTTTTTCGATGTGATCGACAACACCGCCCTGGACGGAAAACCCGTGATCCTGGGTGCCACGGGCGGCAGTTCGCGGCATTCCCTGGTGCTGGACTTCGCGATGCGCCCCATGTTCAGCTATCTGCGGACCAAACCCACGCCGACGGCGGTCTATGCGGCCCCGGAGGACTGGGGCTCAGCCGGTGATGTCGCGGCCAGACCCGCCGGCACCGCTGCACTGGATACACGGGTGCGCCGTGCGGCCTCCGAGCTCGCCGCCTTATTGGGAACCCCGGGAACCCAGGGAACCCAGGAAGCGCAGCGGCCCGCGGAGCGTCCGGATCCCATGGCTTCGCTGCCGTTTGAGCAGTTGCTCGCCCAAACCCGACGGGGATAG
- a CDS encoding NAD(P)-dependent oxidoreductase, which produces MAKHAESESSAGSSRRLSAVRGDPVPTDDPFTPTAPAPSIAILPAPTAELVSAVAEGGGVVEPLSDTTAGIVLADVVGPEDVERAVVGRANIRWAQLPLAGVDQYDEVMRAHRDVEWTSGKGAFRQPVGEFALTLTLALLRSVPVFARAHTWGPPRGTSLHNRRVVLVGAGGVGEEILRLLSAFTEHVTVVRAHDRPVPGAERTVTDTGLDDALKTADVVILAAAMTKGTKHLMDARRLALLKDDAFLINVARGPLVDTEALVQTLAAGKLAGAALDVTDPQPLPDGHPLWSEPRVLLTPHTAETPDMVAPLLAGRVRDNVRRLAADQPLDGVVDVDAGY; this is translated from the coding sequence ATGGCGAAGCATGCTGAATCCGAGTCCTCCGCCGGTTCATCCAGGAGACTGTCCGCCGTCCGCGGAGATCCGGTGCCCACGGACGATCCGTTTACACCCACCGCGCCTGCCCCCTCCATCGCCATCCTTCCGGCTCCCACGGCCGAGCTGGTTTCAGCAGTTGCCGAGGGCGGAGGGGTTGTCGAGCCTTTGTCGGACACCACCGCCGGTATTGTGCTGGCGGACGTCGTCGGACCAGAGGATGTGGAGCGGGCGGTGGTGGGGCGCGCGAACATCCGCTGGGCCCAGTTGCCTCTGGCCGGCGTGGATCAGTACGACGAGGTGATGCGGGCCCACCGGGACGTCGAGTGGACCAGCGGAAAGGGCGCCTTCCGGCAACCGGTGGGGGAGTTCGCCCTTACCCTGACCCTTGCCCTCCTGCGCAGCGTTCCGGTTTTTGCGCGGGCTCATACCTGGGGTCCCCCACGGGGTACCTCGCTGCACAACCGCCGCGTGGTGCTGGTGGGTGCCGGCGGTGTGGGGGAGGAAATCCTGCGGCTCCTGAGTGCCTTTACTGAGCACGTCACTGTGGTCCGGGCGCATGACCGTCCGGTCCCGGGAGCCGAACGAACGGTCACCGATACGGGATTGGATGATGCCCTGAAAACGGCCGACGTCGTGATCCTGGCCGCTGCCATGACGAAGGGAACCAAGCATCTGATGGACGCCCGGCGGTTGGCGCTCCTGAAGGACGACGCCTTCCTCATCAATGTTGCCCGCGGCCCGTTGGTGGATACGGAAGCCCTGGTGCAGACGCTTGCCGCGGGCAAACTGGCCGGCGCTGCCCTGGACGTCACGGATCCCCAACCGCTGCCGGACGGGCATCCACTGTGGTCCGAGCCAAGGGTCCTTCTCACGCCTCACACCGCCGAGACCCCGGACATGGTGGCGCCGCTGCTGGCCGGCCGTGTGCGCGACAACGTGCGCCGGCTCGCTGCGGATCAGCCGCTGGACGGCGTCGTGGACGTTGACGCGGGGTACTGA
- a CDS encoding cyclase family protein — MSLDRTDSGLINTLLAAVAGGTLEIVDLTAPLSSGTPTLKLPEPFVNLIDFSLEAVSAFDEPGPFWKHNNIHTGEHIGTHVDAPSHWITGRDGDDVSQLPLTRLVAPAVVLDFSAQAAADPDFVLEIEHIKAWEVEHGALPDGGWLLLRTGWDKFAQDPDAFLNMDDAGSHTPGISAKCAKWLGEETGIAGLGVETVGIDAGNAGAFDPPFPAHYYLLGNNKYGVTLLQNLAQLPPTGALIVVAPLKITGGTASPARVMALVERGR; from the coding sequence ATGAGCCTTGACCGCACTGATTCCGGTTTGATCAATACCCTGCTGGCCGCCGTTGCCGGCGGAACGCTGGAAATCGTGGACCTGACGGCTCCGCTGAGCAGCGGGACCCCCACCTTGAAGCTCCCGGAACCGTTCGTAAACCTGATTGATTTCAGCTTGGAAGCGGTCAGTGCCTTCGACGAGCCGGGCCCGTTCTGGAAGCACAACAACATCCATACCGGCGAGCACATCGGCACGCACGTGGATGCGCCGTCGCACTGGATTACCGGACGCGACGGAGACGACGTTTCACAACTTCCGCTGACCCGGCTGGTGGCGCCCGCCGTCGTCCTCGACTTCAGCGCCCAGGCCGCCGCGGATCCGGACTTTGTGCTCGAGATCGAGCACATCAAGGCCTGGGAAGTCGAGCACGGAGCGCTGCCCGACGGCGGGTGGCTGCTCCTGCGCACCGGTTGGGACAAGTTTGCCCAGGACCCCGATGCTTTCCTCAATATGGACGACGCCGGCTCGCACACCCCTGGGATCTCTGCGAAGTGCGCCAAATGGCTGGGTGAAGAGACGGGAATCGCAGGACTGGGGGTGGAGACAGTGGGAATCGACGCCGGCAACGCGGGAGCCTTCGATCCACCCTTCCCCGCGCACTATTACCTGCTGGGCAACAACAAGTACGGCGTCACCCTGCTTCAGAACCTGGCCCAGCTTCCACCCACCGGCGCTCTGATCGTTGTTGCGCCCCTGAAGATCACCGGCGGCACCGCAAGCCCTGCCCGAGTGATGGCGCTGGTGGAACGCGGCCGGTGA
- a CDS encoding MarR family winged helix-turn-helix transcriptional regulator — translation MATDERPIGFWLKLVDQLVDDQFGASFEEHGVTRRQWQMMNLLTDGPASEKQLSDALKPFFPVVEGSITSAELIEELRESGWVSLDDSQYQLTDLGRRSLENLRGAVERIREQLTENVSEDEYGALVAVLQRMATNLGWDGSAEDPPVSA, via the coding sequence ATGGCTACTGACGAACGTCCCATCGGATTCTGGCTCAAGCTTGTGGACCAACTGGTTGATGATCAGTTTGGCGCCAGTTTCGAGGAGCACGGCGTCACCAGACGGCAATGGCAGATGATGAACCTGTTGACGGACGGCCCTGCCTCGGAAAAGCAGCTCTCCGACGCTTTAAAGCCGTTCTTTCCCGTGGTCGAGGGCAGCATCACCTCGGCGGAACTGATCGAAGAGCTGCGGGAAAGCGGCTGGGTGTCCCTGGATGACAGCCAGTACCAGTTGACCGATCTGGGCCGGCGCAGCCTGGAAAACCTGCGCGGCGCCGTCGAACGCATCCGGGAACAACTCACTGAGAACGTTTCCGAGGATGAATACGGCGCCCTGGTTGCAGTGCTGCAGCGGATGGCGACCAACCTGGGCTGGGACGGATCGGCGGAGGACCCGCCTGTATCGGCCTGA